A single Sporosarcina sp. FSL W8-0480 DNA region contains:
- the ablA gene encoding lysine 2,3-aminomutase has protein sequence MLNQLYKPKRDWREVELWKDVPEEKWNDWIWQLTNTIRTVDDLKKVVNLTPDEVEGVRISTRTIPLNITPYYASLMNPDDPRCPIRMQSIPISAEINKTSYDLEDPLHEDEDSPVPGLTHRYPDRVLFLVTNQCSMYCRYCTRRRFSGQIGMGVPKKQIDKAIQYIRETPVVRDVLISGGDGLLINDRLLEYILKNLRDIPHVEIIRIGTRAPVVFPQRITENLCNILKKYHPVWLNTHFNTSVEITEESKKACEMLADAGVPLGNQSVILAGINDSVTIMKKLMHDLVKIRVRPYYIYQCDLSEGIGHFRAPISKGIEIIEGLRGHTSGYAVPTFVVDAPGGGGKIPVQPNYIISQGGEKVILRNFEGVITSYPEPQFYVPGQADDYFNELYNLEDTARTVGIAALMNDEVKTLSPENLERNIRRKVYESDPEHVSLKDGREKRDKMIEKQWQAQQKEPVHQ, from the coding sequence ATGCTAAATCAATTGTATAAACCTAAAAGGGACTGGCGGGAAGTTGAGCTTTGGAAGGATGTACCGGAAGAGAAATGGAATGATTGGATTTGGCAATTGACGAATACGATACGCACTGTCGATGACTTGAAAAAAGTCGTTAATTTGACTCCTGATGAGGTAGAGGGGGTTAGAATTTCAACGAGAACGATTCCGTTGAATATAACGCCGTATTATGCGTCATTAATGAATCCTGATGATCCAAGATGTCCGATTCGGATGCAATCGATTCCGATTTCAGCTGAGATAAATAAAACGAGTTATGATTTAGAGGATCCTCTTCACGAGGATGAGGATTCTCCAGTTCCTGGACTCACGCACCGTTATCCAGATAGAGTTTTGTTCCTTGTTACAAACCAATGCTCAATGTATTGCCGTTACTGTACGAGGCGTAGATTTTCTGGACAAATCGGTATGGGAGTTCCCAAAAAACAAATTGATAAAGCCATTCAGTATATAAGAGAAACACCTGTAGTTCGTGATGTTCTTATATCAGGTGGGGACGGTTTGCTCATTAATGACAGATTATTGGAATATATCTTGAAAAATTTGCGAGATATTCCACATGTGGAAATTATCCGTATCGGTACAAGAGCACCGGTTGTTTTTCCGCAAAGAATCACAGAGAACTTATGCAATATATTGAAAAAGTATCATCCGGTATGGTTGAATACGCATTTCAATACCTCAGTTGAGATTACAGAGGAATCTAAAAAAGCTTGTGAAATGTTGGCAGACGCTGGTGTTCCATTAGGAAATCAATCCGTTATTTTGGCAGGGATCAATGATAGCGTCACTATTATGAAGAAGCTTATGCATGATTTGGTTAAAATCCGAGTTCGACCATATTATATTTATCAGTGTGACTTGTCGGAAGGAATCGGACATTTTAGAGCACCGATTTCGAAAGGAATTGAAATTATTGAGGGGTTAAGAGGGCATACATCTGGTTATGCTGTACCAACTTTTGTTGTCGACGCACCTGGGGGCGGCGGTAAAATTCCAGTGCAGCCGAATTATATTATTTCCCAAGGCGGGGAGAAAGTGATTCTTCGAAACTTTGAGGGGGTCATCACTTCCTATCCAGAACCACAATTTTATGTTCCAGGCCAAGCAGATGATTACTTCAATGAACTATATAATTTGGAAGACACGGCGAGGACAGTTGGGATTGCAGCTTTAATGAATGATGAGGTAAAGACATTATCTCCTGAAAACTTAGAACGTAAT
- a CDS encoding thioesterase domain-containing protein: MKKLSLFCLPYAGASATIYYKLKSYLNEDINLVPIELPGRGSRFDEELLTSIDEVVDDVVDQIKSKVSKEDQYMILGYSFGSLLAYEASKRLEQHPEHLFLAAFQPPIYEMSSDLLGLKDEEFIQELVKRGGIEADLTKDMSILKYFIPIMRADFASIASYRFNELSEKLSCGSTILYTEEDEHSDNIHKWDDIFVKPCEYKLFTGNHFFIKRDYVRIATIINRTSARYLYQNTH; the protein is encoded by the coding sequence TTGAAGAAACTATCACTTTTCTGTTTACCTTATGCAGGAGCTTCAGCCACGATTTATTATAAATTAAAGTCATATTTAAACGAGGACATCAACTTGGTACCAATCGAGTTACCGGGGAGAGGGTCAAGATTTGATGAAGAATTATTAACTTCTATCGACGAAGTGGTGGACGATGTAGTCGATCAGATTAAGTCTAAAGTTAGTAAAGAAGATCAGTATATGATATTAGGTTATAGCTTTGGCAGCTTATTAGCCTATGAAGCAAGCAAAAGATTGGAACAACACCCTGAACATCTATTTTTGGCGGCCTTTCAGCCGCCAATATATGAAATGTCCTCTGACTTATTGGGGTTAAAAGACGAAGAATTTATTCAGGAATTAGTGAAGAGAGGCGGAATAGAAGCTGATTTAACAAAGGATATGAGTATACTGAAATACTTTATTCCGATAATGAGGGCGGATTTTGCATCCATTGCAAGCTATCGATTTAATGAGTTGTCTGAAAAGCTGAGTTGCGGTTCTACTATACTTTATACCGAAGAAGATGAACATAGTGACAACATTCATAAGTGGGATGATATTTTTGTTAAGCCTTGTGAGTATAAGTTGTTTACAGGTAATCATTTTTTTATAAAAAGGGATTACGTAAGAATCGCTACGATTATAAATCGTACATCTGCACGATATTTATACCAAAATACACATTAA
- a CDS encoding ABC transporter ATP-binding protein — protein sequence MTTSTVGVPFSNGRKLKGYIYENNRVMYSFAVFFSIISYLLSVGVALILQQFIDKGIEEGLQALYGLIIISAIYILVNISVNMLEIITVNGFTKKAMTNLKKIVTERILGLKIKDFNSEKTGNYISILNNDMTIIEEDYIRGTIRLISQSVMIVFGIALMFYISWILAICVLVSCVLPLIVSAIFNRKLVSAQNNVAKNNGIFTSFIKDIFSGYPVIKSFNIEKEILNLSEGKAEQQEDAKKKYQVLLGIVMSLTQNSTVIIVLILFIAGAWLTIEGQMTIGGILAFVQLLNNVTAPINDVVSSVAKRSASLQLLRNSDELLNKEASSGLKIQKTNLEHSIRVENLSFSFKTDEQNTLENINLVFEKGKRYAVVGLSGSGKSTLLKILAGYYDSYEGNIFIDDVEIRDVDEKALTQLYSMVQQDTFVFDDSIEENIKLYKEWPDEQVKLATKNAIMDSFLEERGGIKARCGEGGAELSGGERQRVSIARALLKQPPILLMDEATSALDLKTTRELENSLSNLKGMTSIAITHKIDEELLANYDCIIMLKDGKVSEMGTIHELIQQRGEFYSLCKLSDELVGV from the coding sequence ATGACTACAAGTACAGTAGGGGTCCCTTTCAGTAATGGGAGAAAGTTGAAAGGCTATATATATGAAAATAATAGAGTCATGTATAGTTTCGCGGTATTTTTCTCAATCATCTCCTACCTTTTAAGTGTAGGTGTAGCCCTTATTTTACAGCAGTTTATAGACAAAGGTATTGAGGAAGGGCTTCAGGCATTATATGGCTTGATCATAATTTCGGCCATCTATATTTTAGTGAATATCTCAGTGAATATGTTAGAAATCATTACCGTGAATGGATTTACTAAAAAAGCGATGACGAATTTAAAAAAGATCGTAACGGAAAGGATTCTTGGTTTAAAAATAAAGGATTTTAACAGTGAGAAAACCGGAAACTATATTTCCATATTGAATAACGATATGACGATTATAGAAGAAGATTATATTCGAGGGACCATTCGTCTAATTTCACAAAGTGTAATGATCGTCTTCGGCATCGCTCTTATGTTTTACATCAGCTGGATATTAGCGATATGTGTATTGGTATCCTGCGTACTTCCTTTGATTGTTTCAGCCATTTTTAATAGGAAGTTAGTTAGTGCCCAAAACAATGTTGCTAAAAATAACGGTATATTTACTTCATTTATTAAAGATATTTTTTCCGGATACCCGGTTATAAAGAGCTTTAATATTGAAAAGGAGATACTTAATCTATCTGAAGGAAAAGCAGAACAACAGGAGGATGCTAAGAAGAAGTATCAAGTATTGCTTGGGATTGTAATGTCCTTAACTCAAAACAGCACTGTGATAATTGTGTTAATCCTTTTTATTGCAGGTGCATGGTTGACGATAGAGGGGCAAATGACAATCGGTGGAATCCTTGCCTTTGTACAGCTTCTTAACAATGTAACTGCTCCTATTAATGATGTTGTTTCATCCGTAGCAAAAAGAAGTGCCAGCTTACAGTTGTTAAGAAATTCCGATGAGTTATTGAATAAGGAAGCATCATCTGGTCTTAAAATTCAAAAAACAAATTTAGAGCATAGTATTCGAGTTGAAAATTTGAGCTTCTCATTTAAGACTGATGAACAGAATACTTTGGAAAACATTAATTTGGTTTTTGAGAAAGGGAAAAGATATGCGGTCGTCGGTCTGAGTGGGAGCGGAAAATCCACATTACTAAAAATTTTGGCAGGCTATTATGATTCCTATGAAGGAAATATCTTTATAGATGATGTTGAAATTCGTGATGTGGATGAGAAAGCATTGACGCAACTCTATAGTATGGTTCAACAAGATACATTTGTTTTTGACGATAGTATTGAAGAAAATATTAAGCTTTATAAAGAATGGCCGGATGAACAAGTTAAACTTGCAACAAAAAACGCTATTATGGATTCCTTCCTTGAAGAAAGAGGGGGCATAAAAGCTCGATGCGGTGAGGGAGGCGCCGAATTATCAGGCGGTGAGAGGCAAAGAGTTTCAATTGCGAGGGCATTGTTGAAGCAGCCACCAATACTCCTTATGGACGAGGCTACTTCGGCATTAGACTTAAAGACAACGAGGGAATTAGAGAACTCCCTCAGCAATCTGAAGGGTATGACAAGTATCGCTATCACACACAAAATAGATGAAGAATTACTTGCAAATTATGACTGCATTATCATGTTGAAAGACGGAAAGGTTTCCGAAATGGGTACGATCCATGAGTTAATCCAACAAAGAGGAGAATTTTATTCCCTTTGTAAATTAAGTGATGAACTCGTTGGAGTTTAA